In Fusobacterium sp. SYSU M8D902, one DNA window encodes the following:
- a CDS encoding DMT family transporter produces the protein MGKNKRNGMVASIILVVVALVWGTTFAVIKDTLGVVKPYSLMMFRFSFSAILLSLLYFGKVKNMKKVDLKRGGIIGIFMFLAFYFMIISIRFTTASKFSFIIASYVLIVPFLSWIINKKKLDRYTIGSAIIATVGLGFLTIEKGVDFNIWDLVAVCCSFFFATHMVAIEKYSGDSDPIALTILQFIVTAILFIVLTGVTEGYNLSILPDIKWTLGYLVIVSTVIPFAIQNIVQKYISSTRTALILTLQSAFGSVFAIYYLNEKMTKQVGIGCLLIFVAIMIQNLKGRE, from the coding sequence ACGACATTTGCAGTGATAAAAGATACTTTGGGAGTAGTAAAACCGTACTCTTTAATGATGTTTAGATTCAGTTTTTCAGCTATACTTTTGAGTTTGTTATATTTTGGAAAAGTAAAAAATATGAAAAAAGTAGATCTTAAAAGAGGGGGAATAATAGGAATTTTTATGTTTTTAGCTTTTTATTTTATGATAATTAGTATAAGATTTACAACAGCTTCAAAGTTTTCCTTTATAATTGCTTCATATGTACTTATTGTTCCGTTTCTATCTTGGATAATAAATAAGAAAAAATTGGATAGATATACAATAGGCAGTGCAATAATAGCTACTGTTGGACTAGGTTTTTTAACAATTGAAAAAGGTGTGGACTTTAATATTTGGGATTTAGTAGCTGTGTGTTGCTCTTTCTTTTTTGCAACTCATATGGTAGCTATAGAGAAATATAGTGGTGACTCAGATCCTATAGCATTAACAATTCTTCAATTCATAGTAACTGCTATTCTCTTTATAGTTTTAACTGGGGTGACAGAGGGATATAATCTATCTATTCTGCCAGATATAAAATGGACTTTGGGTTATTTAGTTATAGTGAGTACAGTGATTCCTTTTGCTATACAGAATATAGTTCAAAAATATATATCTTCAACAAGAACAGCATTGATTTTAACTTTACAATCTGCTTTTGGATCTGTATTTGCTATATATTACTTAAATGAAAAAATGACAAAACAAGTAGGAATAGGGTGTCTTTTGATATTTGTAGCTATTATGATTCAAAATTTGAAGGGAAGGGAGTGA